The Procambarus clarkii isolate CNS0578487 chromosome 15, FALCON_Pclarkii_2.0, whole genome shotgun sequence genomic interval cagactaccactatgaaaacagccactactccatcgaccgggataacttttagcaagaggaggaggagaagaatggctaaaaatgaccagactctaccaccaactcggtcaaatgctagagaggacgcaaacacagtggcctccttaccagagcctctgatattaacaccaagtaaaacatccagcacttccactaacacgataacatcatttatatttgccaacatccagggtataaaaacacgcaaatccaacaaagttcactttacagatggtctccttcatgaggcaaatgcagtctttgcagccctaacggaaactcacacaaaggactaccttgatggtgaaatatggatctcagagtacaatcttttcagatgtgataggaaacaccggcttcagggtggggtcagcctctacatcaaagacacactcatctgtactgagctgctaaacacctcaaatgatatggtggaagtgctgatagtcaaaatagagatcctaaatgtagttgttgtccttgtatataagtcaccagaggcaaaccctcagcagtttaaagaccaactaattaaaatagaacactgcttgaaaaacctcacaaatccagctccgaacatcatcctgcttggggacttcaacctacggcatctgaaatggaagcacctggctaatacagtaatatcagaaagaataccaggaagtagcctaaatgaacaggcacatgcaaatgacctgctacggatgtgcgataggtttgccttaaaccagcaaatagtagagccaactaggaaggagaacacgctggacctcattttcactaataatgatgaattgatcgggaacataatgattacatatacctgttactcagatcacaacttaattgaagttctgacaaccatggggaatggactttcaaaaccagtccagattccctgtggaggagatttcagcaaattcaacttcaataataaacagataaactgggagcaaataaaccaggacttcacagaaataaacggggaagaacagctagaaaatgcaaacctgaaccagtgcctggaaaaaataagctcagtagcactagaaatatgttcaaaccgcatacccctaagaaaaaagagaaagagatgcagattggaacgggaacgtcgttctctatataggcaaagaaaacgaatcgcggaacaacttgagagtcgcaccctatctcaagaacggcgaagaaggttagatagagaaatagaaacaattgaactcaagctacaagaatcatacaaaacccaggagaggcaaagagagcaaaaggccatcagtgaaatagagagaaatccgaaatattttttctcctatgcaaaatcaagatcaaaaaccacatctagtatcgggcccctgcgaaagggagatggaactttcaccgatgacaacaaagaaatgagcgagttactgaggaagcagtacgactctgttttcagcgagccattaaacgcactaaagattgataacccaaatgaatttttcattgatatgataccaacatcaaatcatatatcagacgtcgccctaaccccactagattttgaagaagccataaacagtatgcctatgcactctgcaccaggcccggattcttggaactccatattcatcaagaactgtaaaaaaacactatcgcaggcccttcacattctgtggagacaaagcctagatactggcgttatccctgacatactaaaaacagcagagatagcaccactccataaaggaggaaataaggcagaggcaaaaattacagactgatagcactaacatcgcacatcataaaaaattttgagagagtactaagaagtaagatcacaaaatacatggaatcacagcatctccataaccccggacaacatggtttcagaacagggcgctcttgcctgttgcAGTTGCtgaaccactatgatatggcattagatgctatggaagacaaacaaaacgctgatgtaatttacacagatttcgaaaaagcttttgataaatatgaccatggtgttattgcacataaaatgcgttcaaaaggaattaccgggaaaataggcagatggatctacaatttcctgactaacaaaacccaatgtgtaatagtcaacaaaataaaatccagcccatcaactgtgaagagctcagtcccccaggatactgtgcttgctccagtactttttctcatcctcatatcggacatagacaagaacacaacctatagcactgaatcatcgtttgcagatgacactaggattttcatgagagttggcaacataggggacacggcaaacctctaaTCAGATgtggatcaggtctttctatgggctacagaaaaaatatggtgtttaacgaggataagttccagctcatgcgctacggaaaaatttaaaatataaaaacggaaaccacgtacaaaactcaggcaaatcataacatagaacgaaaaggcaatgcaaaggatctgggtgtactcatgtcggaagaccttacctttaaagaacacaataaagtagccgtcacaactgcaagaaaaatgacaggttggataacaagaacttttcacactagagatgctataccgatgatgatacttttcaaaacgcttgtgctctctagagtggagtactgctgcacaatgacagacaCTTTCAAAGCTGTAGAAATTGCTGACTTGGAGAGCGtgcgagatcctttactgctagaatccactcagtaaaacatctaaattactgggaccgactaaagagcctaaatctgtactcccttgagcgcaggcgggagagatacataataatttacacgtggaaaataattgaggggctggtcctgcacacagaaataacatcacatgagaccagaagacatggcaggatgtgcagaataccccccgttgaaaagcagaggtgcaacaggtactctgagagagaactctatcaacatcagaggctcgagactgttcaacacgcttccactacacataaggggcataactggccgacccctcacagtgttcaagagagaactggataagcacctccaaaggatacctgatcaaccaggctgtgactcgtacgtcaggctgcaagcagccgcgtctaacagcctggttgatcagtccagcaaccgcgtctaacagcctggttgatcagtccagcaaccgcgtctaacagcctggttgatcagtccagcaaccaggaggcttggtcgacgaccgggccgcggggacgctaagccccggaagcacctcaaggtaacctcaaggtaaggtaaccagatGGCGCTGTTGCTCATAGAAAGCATGATTttaactgtcacaggtgtggtatctatatggTAGGTGTATAATAACACtcgtatttgaatggaacgttgtgtcaaaattgtcAATGCAATTGGTTAAGAACTTTCGAAgaatacagcgtgtgttgctcttacgtccaacagattgcTCTGTTAAAAAATATGATTTTTCCTGTCAGAGGTGGGgcttgtatatagtaggtatacaaaGACCCGCGCTTATTAGAAAGAAATGTTGTGTCgaagtttcaaagcaatcggtaaatcggtttcgaagatttccctcacaaggAAAACACAATTtttcaaaaagcatgtttttcccagTGTGACATCTGTATAGTATGTCACGCCGAAGtgggtgcgtctgacagtggtctagacctcctctgaagtctattTTCCTCCGTCTGCCTCTTCAGTTTATACTCAAATTGCTGGAGTCCTTTCTGCACAGTGCATCTCCAGGGAGATCTGTTCGCAGCTGCTGCCTCctaagtgttgatgtcgatgttcacctgcttgaggtcgcgtttacAGGCGTCTTTGAAACACAGCCTTCTGGTGgatctccttcctgatgccagttctccatacaagaggtccttcggtatgcggcTATCAAACATGCGTATGACATGTGCCAGCCATCGCATGtgtctctgcttcaggagagtgaacattgaagggactcctgtcctctcgagtactgtgttgttggtgacgtggtctttccatgTGAtatcaaggatgcgtctcaggttccgcatgtgaaaggtattgagcAGCCTCTCTTGGTGAGAgtgcagggtccaggattccgagccatagagaagtgtactcaccacacatgccatgtagacttgtgctttggtgtgcactgtcagtttggcacTTTCCCTAACgtgctttgtgagcctggccagtgttgttgcggtcttcccgatacgcctgttaagctcagtgtccagggaaaggatGTCTGAGATTATGGAggccaggtacacaaactcgtgaactgcctccagcacatattCTGCTATATTTgtacagggtagctcattgacgtcTTGTCCTATTAcctgtgttttcttcaggctgattgtcaggctGAATGCGGAACAGGCCGCGGAAAAAGCGGTTGAGTTGCTGCTGCAGgctttctgctgtgtgtgtgtggtgattgctgcgtcgtcggcgaagaggaactccctgaggattcgcatcaGTACCttcgtctttgctcggagtctggatagattatagagctttccataagatcttgtacggagatagatgccctctgtgattgttccaaaggcatgcttgacgaggattgCGAAGAAGATGCCGAACGGGGTTGGAGCCAGAACGCgcccctgtttaacaccactgttgatgttgaatggttctgaagttgagccgtcgtacacgactgttCCCTTCATGttcttgtggaacgattgtatcatgctgagtagggtggatgggcagccaattttggccaatatcttgaagagtccgtccctgctcacgaggtcgaaggcctttgtaaggtcaatgaaggcgatGTACAAGACTTTTCTCTGCTCCcggcacttttcttgaagctgtctcaggaagaacaccatgtcagtggtcagCCTCTCTGCTCGAAAACCGCACTGTGACTCAAGGTAAACTCTTTCAGCAAGAATCTAAAAGCCTATCCAAGacgaccctggcgaagagtttgccgACGACGCTGAGGAGAGATGCCACGATAGgttgtcacctttatttttgtagagtgatgatgtttgcatctctcatgtcttgtggcatCGAATCCTACCTCCAGCACTgacacagaagttcatgaagctcagttttaagtgaTCCACGAGCGTACTTGTGAACTTCAGGCGGAATTCCatcgtctcctggggccttccctgaggaaagtaaGTCCAGTGCTTTCTCAAGTTCTTCCACAGTCGGTTCAAGGTCAAgctcttccatgatgggcagggaCTCGATTGCATCCAAGGCTTCTATGCTGACACAGTTCTCTATTGAGaagagttcggagtaatgttccaaccagcaattcatctgttgatcacggtctttaatgatctcttcagTGGCTGACTTAAGAGGAGCCATCTTGTTTTGTGTATGGCCttttgcctgtttgatcccttcatacatgcctcttatgttgctgacagtggccgcagtctggatgctggaacagagtcggaggcagtaatcgttagcacagcgCCTCGCAGTTTTTTTaactctactgcgggcagtacggagggcgtgtaggttcctttctgagggcaggttcttggACGATGAGAAAGCtcgtctctttttcctctatgaggggtaacagttcctctgcactagccttgaaccaatctgctgacttgttcttcCTCTTACCGAAGatggacatggcagtgttgaaaatagtacCCCTGAGATGTGACCACCTCTTACTTGCGCTATCGTAGTGGggtacaggaagggcatttaccagcgcagcagtgaattcctccaccttcctgaggttatcttgagatgattttgggactatttagtgtccccgcggcccggtcctcgaccaggcctccacccccaggaagcatcccgtgacagctgactaacacccaggtacctattttactgctaggtaacaggggcatagggtgaaagaaactctgcccaatgtttctcgccggcgcctgggatcgaacccaggaccacaggatcacaagtccagcgtgctgtccgctcggccgaccggctccctacctacattcttggactacctaattcacttttgaggcaattaaatgtttcatttgttttagaaactcagtttcgcttatttagtaggattttcttgcccttatcctcttacattgagtaccgggtacaagatttcctgcgatcttgatttattaatcatttaccatcttgaaattaacattaattgttaacgattccacaggataggtaccagttgccacgttgtcctgtttctgacattcaccatatcacaacagtatattcgttgtacctttatttgctaatttcaccatgtttcgtctccaagctttccgtgcagatccagcaggcctTGGATCCTTGGATAAACAAGACCCACGACCTTGTTAAGGTCGtgggtcttgtttacgttaatgcgtggCCTTTCCCTCtttctttgctctgtggattttgCGGGGCTGaaactttactctgcaaacgacgagagggtggtcggtgtcacaatctgcgTTCTGGAAGCTGCTGGTCAGTTTGACGTTTCTCAGATTGCGACGCCCCataagcaccaggtcgagttggtgccaatgcttagacctgggatgTCTCCAGAAAACCTTATACTgggcttggtgtcgaagaaggaacTGGTGATGTAGAGATCATGACgacagcagaactccaggaggcgctgcccactctcattcatcttcccaaatctaaactggcccaggcaggaaggacaagagctgtgatcagaaccaactcaaccaactcttgcattaaagTCTCCTAGAAGGAAAACTGGCGCTTGTTGAGGTATACCTCTGAGAGTTAGGcagaggtcatcataaaactcaTCCTTCGCTTCCatagaggaggtcagtgttggtgcataggcGTTGATGAAgctgaccattcctgctgctgtatgaagctgaagtttgatgatccttcCAGAACCCTCCGTGGGTGGCACTATAgaccctaacaacctgttccttatggcaaagccaacgccatgctcccttacctgttctggtggtttgccctgccagaagaaggtaaagtccttctcccGCATGCTGTCGGTCGTGGGCAGACGTGTCTTCTGCAGGGCGACTATGTCAATCTGAAGCCTGTATAGTTCCTTATTGATTACAgctgtcttgcgggcgtcgttcacttccagtagatctgCTGAGAGACCTggtgtcatggtccttacattccatgtgcccagtttgagagctgggtggctctgtttgttttcttttgcctaGTGCATggttgacgatccgcttattggattgtggcctaagtcccacgcacccagtggagcaggcggaGTGTGGCAggacaacaccttattggctggaggCTGCTCagtttgaggcgggcggtagctgtctTATGAAACCGGATGATTTCTCCTACCAACAGTAGCAACCCTTGGCGCCTCACTCTACGCCAATTGAGTGGTAGGCTTATCACCAGTAACTGTCGCTTCCCTTTTTGAGCCATCGCCTAGGCcatgctggagtgtcctctccagagcACAGCTCTGGGCAGTAATTATAGAGAACCGGTTGTTGCCCATGCAGCTTatccaccctctccacgccaCCAATGTGATCCAAAGGAAGGGCAGGCACCGATATGCTTAGAACCAGTGTTGTCGCAGGAGAAGCcagaatgtagctgtaaacagctgcaaactgTCTTAGGgactccgatatatatatatatatatatatatatatatatatatatgcgaacaagcctgaatggtccccaggactatatgcgaatgaaaagtcacttctggggtgttcgagtcacttctggggtgtgagttttcattcatatatatatatatatatatatatatatatatatatatatatatatatatatatatatatatatatatatatatatatatatatatatatatatatatatatatatatatatatatatatatgcgaacaagcctgaatggtccccaggactatatgcgaatgaaaactcacaccccagaagtgactcgaacccatactcccagaagcaacgcaactggtaactacagggcgccttaatccgcttgaccatcacggccgtcaaaaggaagtgatagccgaggctatttgagccacttccccgacggcaactcggatggtaatcttgggcatagcatttcaccaaatcacctcattctttggggttgtgttcctcacgtgtgccccaaagaatgaggtgatttggtgaaatgctatgcccaagattaccatccgagttgccgtcggggaagtggctcaaatagcctcggctatcacttccttttgacggccgtgatggtcaagcggattaaggcgccctgtagttaccagttgcgttgcttctgggagtatgggttcgagtcacttctggggtgtgagttttcattcatatatatatatatatatatatatatatatatatatatatgcgaacaagcctgaatggtccccaggacaatatgcaactgaaaactcacaccccagaagtgactcgaacccatactcccagaagcaacgcaactggtatgtacaagacgccttaatccacttgaccatcacgaccggacataatgaggtgatagccgaggctatttgaaccaccccaccgccggcactcggatagtaatcttgggcatagcattttaccaaatcacctcattctttggggcacacgtgcatgggttcgagtcacttctggggtgtgagttttcagttgcatattgtcctgggcaccattcaggcttgttcgcatttgtgttcctcacgtgtgccccaaagaatgaggtgatttggtaaaatgctatgcccaagattactatccgagtgccggcggtggggtggttcaaatagcctcggctatcacctcattatgaccggtcgtgatggtcaagtggattaaggcgtcttgtacataccagttgcgttgcttctgggagtatgggttcgagtcacttctggggtgtgagttttcagttatatatatatatacatatatatgtatctgctttgatacagatcaccaaagaaagtaatttgaatattagcagtggtctatataacttagatccatttctaatagatcagctaaagggcgatttaagtagaatcattgaaaaacatttgtctcactaatttattgtatatatttacttctttatgttataattacctatatattatgcttgtatgtctgctgtatcagatgggccattgtgctacatcggatgtgccaattgggtgcatcagatgggccaatgggccttctgcgttgtccaagtattgtacctcaccttacttcaccactccttcctgcctatttatacccatcactcgatctgtaaaatgaccttctgaagatgtatttaatatacgaaagtacttaaggaaatttcctgtttcatttttcctccgtggtctgacattgtcatacatatatatatatatatatatatatatatatatatatatatatatatatatatatatatatatatatatattattaaatatgactgaaaaagtaagattaattattctaacacgaattttctcaatctttcgtacatttcgtttcactgttggaggtaaatcaaaaatcaattctccaaaattcatttttatttctagtctgacgcgacacgagcgcctttcgtaaaacttattacattttcaaagactttagttcacaaatacacaactgaatagaacttacgcatctccgatattatatctacatttgagtgaggtggaaggggtgatgtggcattaacacaagacagaacaagatgtggtattaatagggtattaatttcatcaacacaagacagaacaagagtattaatagggtattaatttcatcaacacaagacagaacacgaaacaatggatattgaatagaagtgtttgtagaaagcctattggtccatatttcttgatgcttctatattggagcggagtcttgaggtgggtagaatatagttgtgcaataattggctgttgattgctggtgttgacttcttgatgtgtagtgcctcgcaaacgtcaagccgcctgctatcgctgtatctatcgatgatttctgtgttgtttactaggatttctctggcgatggtttggttgtgggaagagattatatgttccttaatggagccctgttgcttatgcatcgttaaacgcctagaaagagatgttgttgtcttgcctatatactgggttttttggagcttacagttcccaagtgggcatttgaaggcatagacgacgttagtctcttttaaagcgttctgttttgtgtctggagagtttctcatgagtaggctggccgtttttctggttttatagtaaatcgtcagttgtatcctctgttttttgtctgtagggataacgtttctattaacaatatctttcaggaccctttcctccgttttatgagctgtggaaaagaagttcctgtaaaatagtctagtagggggtataggtgttgtgttagttgtctcttcagaggttgcatggcttttcactttccttcttatgtcttcgacgaaaccattggag includes:
- the LOC138364954 gene encoding craniofacial development protein 2-like, giving the protein MTPGLSADLLEVNDARKTAVINKELYRLQIDIVALQKTRLPTTDSMREKDFTFFWQGKPPEQVREHGVGFAIRNRLLGSIVPPTEGSGRIIKLQLHTAAGMVSFINAYAPTLTSSMEAKDEFYDDLCLTLRGIPQQAPVFLLGDFNARVG